In one Nicotiana tomentosiformis chromosome 6, ASM39032v3, whole genome shotgun sequence genomic region, the following are encoded:
- the LOC104106258 gene encoding BEL1-like homeodomain protein 1, which produces MYYQGTSDNIHQAADGNIQTLYLMNPNYIHQGYTDTQQQHQHQQQIMSHAPLQQAQQHFVGVPLPAVSLHDQNHAQLIHRLWNQSGGGGGSGNGSHHQSQIIPSSTVVSATSCGGTTTDLASQLGFQRSITMSPTQQQQQQQQQRGGLSLSLSPQQQQIRFNNISAQNQVGSNINRGLDGISSMVLGSKYLKAAQELLDEVVNVGKCIKGSELEKEEFINKESILPLASDVNTTNSGGESSSKQKNGVAELTTAQRQEFQMKKAKLVTMLEEVEQRYRQYHHQMQIIVSSFEQVAGIGSAKSYTQLALHAISKQFRCLKDAIVGQIKATSKSLGEEDQSLGGKIEGSRLKFVDHHLRQQRALQQLGMMQPNAWRPQRGLPERAVSVLRAWLFEHFLHPYPKDSDKIMLAKQTGLTRSQVSNWFINARVRLWKPMVEEMYLEEVKNNQEQNTSSEENKNKNELNKEKVVSKSSAPQENGTPTEISTSTISTSPTAGGSFQAVQAHNFSFIGSLNMENNTIAKKPRNHDMHNSSPSSILSSVDMAETKARNHQSNKRFNPLMDATAAYTMGEFGRFNPHEQMAATNFHGNNGVSLTLGLPPNSENLSQQNYQIEFNRMSYENIDFQNKRFPSQLLPDFVAGNLGT; this is translated from the exons ATGTACTATCAAGGAACCTCAGATAATATTCATCAAGCTGCTGATGGTAATATTCAGACACTTTATCTGATGAACCCTAACTATATTCATCAAGGGTACACTGAcacacaacaacaacatcaacaccAGCAACAAATTATGTCCCACGCGCCACTGCAGCAGGCGCAGCAGCACTTCGTCGGCGTCCCTCTTCCGGCGGTTAGTTTGCACGATCAGAATCATGCCCAGCTTATCCACCGTCTGTGGAACCaaagtggtggtggtggtggtagtggaAATGGAAGTCATCATCAATCCCAGATTATACCGTCATCCACGGTGGTTTCCGCCACCTCCTGTGGCGGCACCACCACGGACTTGGCCTCTCAGTTGGGGTTCCAGAGGTCAATAACCATGTCGCcgacacaacaacaacaacagcagcaacaacaacgaGGTGGTCTATCACTAAGCCTTTCTCCTCAACAACAACAAATTCGTTTCAATAACATTTCAGCTCAGAATCAAGTTGGATCAAATATTAATAGAGGATTAGATGGAATTTCCAGCATGGTTTTAGGCTCTAAGTACCTGAAAGCTGCACAAGAGCTTCTGGATGAAGTTGTTAATGTTGGAAAATGTATCAAAGGAAGTGAATTAGAGAAGGAGGAATTCATAAATAAAGAATCAATATTGCCTTTGGCTAGTGATGTGAACACTACTAATAGTGGAGGTGAAAGTAGCAGCAAGCAGAAAAATGGAGTTGCTGAACTTACAACTGCCCAAAGACAAGAATTTCAAATGAAGAAAGCCAAGCTTGTTACCATGCTTGAAGAG GTGGAGCAAAGATACAGACAGTACCATCACCAAATGCAAATAATTGTATCATCATTCGAGCAAGTAGCAGGAATTGGATCTGCAAAATCATACACACAACTGGCTTTGCATGCAATTTCGAAGCAATTCCGATGCTTAAAAGATGCTATTGTTGGACAAATAAAGGCCACAAGCAAGAGTTTAGGTGAAGAAGATCAAAGCTTAGGAGGGAAAATTGAAGGGTCAAGATTAAAATTTGTAGACCATCATCTTAGGCAACAACGTGCACTTCAACAGCTTGGAATGATGCAACCAAATGCTTGGAGACCCCAAAGAGGTTTACCTGAAAGAGCTGTCTCTGTCCTCCGTGCTTGGCTTttcgagcattttcttcatcc TTATCCCAAGGATTCAGACAAAATCATGCTTGCGAAGCAAACCGGGCTAACAAGGAGCCAG GTTTCAAACTGGTTCATAAATGCTCGAGTTCGACTATGGAAGCCAATGGTGGAAGAAATGTACTTGGAAGAAGTGAAGAATAATCAAGAACAAAATACCTCATCagaagaaaacaaaaacaaaaatgaacTCAACAAAGAGAAAGTGGTCTCAAAATCAAGTGCTCCACAAGAAAATGGTACTCCAACAGAAATTTCAACCTCAACCATTTCTACTTCTCCTACTGCAGGTGGCTCATTTCAAGCAGTACAAGCTCACAACTTCTCCTTCATTGGTTCATTAAACATGGAAAATAATACTATAGCTAAAAAGCCAAGAAATCATGACATGCATAATAGTTCTCCAAGTAGTATTCTTTCATCGGTAGACATGGCCGAAACCAAAGCtagaaatcatcaatcaaacaaAAGGTTCAATCCTTTAATGGATGCAACAGCAGCGTATACGATGGGAGAATTTGGAAGGTTCAATCCTCATGAACAAATGGCAGCAACAAATTTTCATGGAAATAATGGTGTCTCTCTTACTTTAGGGCTTCCTCCTAATTCTGAAAACCTGAGCCAACAGAATTACCAGATTGAGTTCAATAGAATGAGCTATGAGAACATTGATTTTCAGAATAAGAGGTTCCCTTCTCAACTATTACCAGATTTTGTTGCAGGTAATCTTGGAACATGA